From the Salinigranum rubrum genome, the window CGATCATACGGTACAACCCCGCCCCGACTCTGTCTACGGGGCTGAGAAGCTGTACGGCGAAGGACTCGGTCGGCTGGCGGCCGAGTCCCACAGGGTCAGGTTCTACGCGCTTCGGATCTGCACCGTCTGTGATCGGGAGTACGACCATCCGTTCGGGCACGCCGAGGCTGGCGTCGACCGTGGCGACTGGGAGCGCGACAGCGACGAATATGCGATGCAGGTCGCTCGCATTCGTGGGATGTGGCACTCCCGGCGCGATCACGCCCACTTGGTTGAATGCTGTCTCGAAGACGACTCCGTGGAGTTCGACGTATTCTACGGCGTCAGCGACAACGATCGGCGGTGGTTCGACATCGATCACGCCCGCGAGGTCCTCGGCTACGATCCGCAAGACAACGGTGAAACCTGGGAGGCTCCGCCGACGTAGCAAGGGTTGAGTGGCGGGTAGTTTCAAGTACTGGACGGACATATCTGAAGCCATGAGACCGTCTTTGTGGACACCTGAGAAGTGCGAGTCGTTCGTCGAAAATGGTTGGTGGCCCAACAAGACTATCCTCGACTACGTTTCCGACTCCGCTACGGACACTCCCGACCGCGTCGCTCTGGTGGACGAGCGAACGACCTATACCTACGCGGAACTCGCCGACGCCGTGGATAACGTCGCGCTCGGATTGGTCGCTCACGGTGTCGAACCGGACAACATGCTCGCGGTGCAACTCCCGAACCGGATTGAGGGCGTCGTGGTACACCTCGCGGCGATTCGGGCTGGCGCGATCCCGAACCCTATCGTTACCATCTATCGAGAGAACGAGTTGCGGTATATGCTCGATAAACTGGACTCCGTCGCGTACTTTGCGGTAAAAGAACACTGCGGGTTCGACTTCGAGCGGATGATCCGCGGGATCGCAGACGAGTTCGACGCGCTGGAGAACGTATTTGTCCTCGATGACGGCGAGGCCCTGGTCGACGAGACACGGAGTCTGACAGCACTGTTCGAGACGGACTGGGCGGCGCAGACCGACAGCGACCACAGGACGTTGGACGATCGGGAGGTCGGCCCGAACGACACTTCGCTCGTCCTCTTCACCTCGGGAACGACCGGAATGCCGAAAGGCGTCATGCACACTGAGAACACTCTCCTGTCCGCGATGAGTAGCCAGATCGACGTGCTGGGCTTGACTTCGGACGACGTGATCTTCGCACCGTCACCGATCGGACACTTGACGGCGATCCAGAACGGCTATCGGGCGGCCTTTATGTTGGGGACAGCCTGCGTCCTCCAGGAACAGTGGGACGGGTCACGCGCGCTTGAATGGATCGAATCCGAGGGAGCCACGTACACGGCCGGCGCGACGACGTTCCTCACGGACATGACGAACTCTGAAAACTTCGAGGAATACGATACATCGAGTCTCCGACTAATGATGACCGGTGGTGCACCGATCCCACCCGAGGCCGTGCAGGAGGCCCACGAACAGTTCGAGAACCTGACGGTGTGTCGCGGCTGGGGACAGACGGAGAATACCCTCCCAACAATCAATTTCCCGACAGATCCGACGGAAGCACTACGGACGAAAGACGGCCGACCGTATGACGGGATGGAGGTTCGCATCGCGTCGCCGGAGACGTTCGATGCGGCGCTCCCCGGGGAGACCGGCGAACTGCAGGTCCGGGGACCTTTTCTCTTTCTCGGGTACTACGACGACCCCGAGCGGACCGCCGCGTCGTTCACGGCGGACGGTTGGCTCAAGACTGGCGACAAGGCATCTATCGACGACGACGGGTACGTGACGATCGAGGGACGGCTGAAAGACGTAATCATCCGCGGCGGTGAGAATATCCCCGTTCGTGAGGTTGAGGCGGATCTCCGCGATCACCCGAGCGTTGGCGAGGTCGCACTCGTAGCGATGCCCGACGAGAGATTGCAAGAGCGGGCGTGCGCGTACGTTCGTCCCGCTGACCCGGCCACTCCGCCGTCGTTCGAGGAGGTAATCAACTACCTCACTGAGCGTGGATATATTACCCAACGTCTTCCCGAGCGGCTCGAACTTATCGACGAATTCCCGAGAAACGCGATCGGAAAGATTCAGCGATACAAACTTCGAGAGGATGTGGCGGAGCAACTCGATATGGACCCGGTCACGAGATAGCGCCCACGGCCCACCAGTCTGAAATCGAACTTGATCACGTAATCGCAGTCGGATTGACTGGCGATCCAGTACCACCGAGAATCTTCAATGGGGAGGCGACGAACAGGAAACTGTATGTTCCGTTCTCCGCGCACCCGTTAGCGAGTTCGTCGAGTTTGAGAATCTCGTTGAAGAGGATGCCCTGATCGCGTATCAGCGCGGGGTGGAGCGGGAGACGAGAGCTGGTCTCCTCCGAGTTCGTCTGCTCGTTGGCAATCGTATCGGTCCCGAAGGCGGGGATCTCCATTTCGTGGAACCACTCGGCGACGGCGTCGGTGTAGGTGAGCCCCGGTTCGTCGAGTTTTTCGAGTTCGGTCGGAACACCGCCGTCGTAGAAAGCCTCGATCCAGCCGGTCCGAATGATCGGAATGTCACGCTTCTGGAGTTCTACACCCTCCGCGTCGAGGCATTCCTGTAGCTCCGAAAGTTCGATCCGTTCACCGCGGCCAAGGTGATCGACGCCCCGGTGGCGTGCGATGTCGATCAGCACGCCCCGCCCCACGACGCCGTGGTCCGCGACGTGTTCGATCCCGCAGCGGTCCAGTCCGCCCTTCGTCGTGGTCGCGTCAAACCCGTTGTAGAGCTGCCCGTCGTACCACACGTGCCCTGGCGCGTCTATATGGGTAGTCCCGTGGAGGTAGGTGTTGAGCACGTCGTCAGCCCAGTTCATGTAGTCGTCCGATGCTGACTCGACTTTGCCAGCCTCGTAGTGGCCCTCGTCACGAGCCATGAAGTGCTGGGCGCCCTGTCGCGATGGTGATTTCGGATCCCCCGCTTTCCGACCGATCGGCGTGCCGAGCGCGTACACGTCGCCCGTCTCGACCGCTTGGGCGCCTCGGAGCACCGCCTCGTTGGTCAGGTAGTTCACGGCACCGAGTTCGTCGGCGTCGCCCCACTTCCCCCAGTTGCTGGGAGCGTTCTGTAAGATGTCGACTAACTTTTCGGTCATTAGGGTTCAGATTCCGAGGAGAGAGCAAAATAAGTATCGGTGGTCGAGTACGTCGAATGAAGACGATTGGTACCGCAGAGATGACGATCATCGGTGTCGATCGGACCAGGCACGGATACTCAATCGTTAATAAGAGTATCATCTCTCTCGCTATGGGTGGCTCATGAGTGACCGAGTTCTACTGGTAGCGACATTGGTGAATGAGCGATGAAGGCGCGTGAAGCGATGATTCGATTGCTGCGATTCGAAGACGTTGACATCCTTTTTACGCTGCTCTCCGGCGACTTCATGGGATCGATAGCCGAGATAGAAGAGAAGTGGGGCGACGAGATCAGAACGATTCACTCGCGACACGAGCAGGGTGCAATGGCGATAGTGGACAGATACACTCGCGCATCGGACGACATCAGTGTCTGCGTCGTCGGCAGAGGACCGGATATTGCCCAGACAGGCACGTCGCTGGTGACCGCGAAAAAGCGGGGATCAAAGCTCATGGTACTCGTTCCCAGTTCGGCCGTCTCGTCTCGATACGACACCAAGGGGTTCAAACAGGAGACGTATCTGGAATCGACTATCGAAACGACGGTCGTCGTCCAGAGCGTCGACGATCCCTGGTACATCGTCCCGACGTACGAGGTAGTGGTCGAAGACGGCTTTATCTACGTAACGCCCTGACTCGGTTTCTGCATCCTCAAAGCGCCGGGTTACAAACTCTCGTGAACGGCCTTCCAGAGGGTGTAACTAGATACCATGTATCTTGGAGTATCCCTGCTCTTCACGCCGATGTACTGCAGAGACGACTGGTTCCCCGTCGACGAGAAACTCCCACTCACTCCCGTTTTGCGGGTCGACCGAACGCGGATATCAACGCCAAGCTCGGCCTCAAGTGAGTCGATAACCACGGGAACGTAAGCACCATCACTGAACCGTGTTGGCCGATACGGCCGGAGGCCGTGGTCTGGAAACTCTTCGATGTAGTTGCGCCACCGCGCCGGATACGTCGAGAAGTCTTCGCCCTCGTAGGGGTCGTCTTCGTGGTACCCCGGGGGAGGCGAAGCGGATCGAGGACTGGAATCAGTGTCTCGCATGTGTAGCGGTAGCCGTGTCGTTCGAAACAGACTGTATAAACGTCGACGAATGGAGGGCCGTTAACTATTGCGAGGAGGACACAGTTTCATAACACGTGCGAACGAGGATGTAGACACCGATGCAGACGACGTTAGCACTCTCGGGAGACGCAATCATCAACAGACGTATTTCGACGTGTGAACGCGAGGGCTTCCTCGCACTCGTCGAGCAGTTCCGCAAAGCAGATATTGGATTCACCCACCTGGAGACGGTGATTCACGAGTTCGATCGGGATGACGCCTATCCTGCAGCAGAGGCTGGCGGGACATGGATGGCCTCGCCCGAGTATGTCGCCGACGAGCTCGCCTGGGCTGGGATCGATGTCGTCTCACACGCGTCCAACCACGCGCTCGATTACTCGTATGGAGCCCTGGCGAACACGTGGGAAGTGCTTGACCGTTCCGGGATCGCCCACGCCGGAACGGGAGAAAACCTCGGGGACGCGCGGGCACCCGCGTACTTCCAGATCCCAGAGCAACGGGTCGCACTGGTCTCAATGTCGTCGTCGTATCCCCGTTGGAGTCGTGCGGG encodes:
- a CDS encoding NAD-dependent epimerase/dehydratase family protein, whose translation is MKVLITGGAGTVGTAITDHLADRPAYSFTSLDLDDHSDSNVESVVADVAEYDAIRPHLNKKDAVVHLANTPLQTGHSRDRTIEWTEAHGKNIRIHANVMRAAVDAGVESVIWASSNHAVGMYEVANAPDIYFPDSDLIVDHTVQPRPDSVYGAEKLYGEGLGRLAAESHRVRFYALRICTVCDREYDHPFGHAEAGVDRGDWERDSDEYAMQVARIRGMWHSRRDHAHLVECCLEDDSVEFDVFYGVSDNDRRWFDIDHAREVLGYDPQDNGETWEAPPT
- a CDS encoding thiamine pyrophosphate-binding protein; this encodes MKAREAMIRLLRFEDVDILFTLLSGDFMGSIAEIEEKWGDEIRTIHSRHEQGAMAIVDRYTRASDDISVCVVGRGPDIAQTGTSLVTAKKRGSKLMVLVPSSAVSSRYDTKGFKQETYLESTIETTVVVQSVDDPWYIVPTYEVVVEDGFIYVTP
- a CDS encoding AMP-binding protein; protein product: MAGSFKYWTDISEAMRPSLWTPEKCESFVENGWWPNKTILDYVSDSATDTPDRVALVDERTTYTYAELADAVDNVALGLVAHGVEPDNMLAVQLPNRIEGVVVHLAAIRAGAIPNPIVTIYRENELRYMLDKLDSVAYFAVKEHCGFDFERMIRGIADEFDALENVFVLDDGEALVDETRSLTALFETDWAAQTDSDHRTLDDREVGPNDTSLVLFTSGTTGMPKGVMHTENTLLSAMSSQIDVLGLTSDDVIFAPSPIGHLTAIQNGYRAAFMLGTACVLQEQWDGSRALEWIESEGATYTAGATTFLTDMTNSENFEEYDTSSLRLMMTGGAPIPPEAVQEAHEQFENLTVCRGWGQTENTLPTINFPTDPTEALRTKDGRPYDGMEVRIASPETFDAALPGETGELQVRGPFLFLGYYDDPERTAASFTADGWLKTGDKASIDDDGYVTIEGRLKDVIIRGGENIPVREVEADLRDHPSVGEVALVAMPDERLQERACAYVRPADPATPPSFEEVINYLTERGYITQRLPERLELIDEFPRNAIGKIQRYKLREDVAEQLDMDPVTR
- a CDS encoding cyclase family protein, which translates into the protein MNYLTNEAVLRGAQAVETGDVYALGTPIGRKAGDPKSPSRQGAQHFMARDEGHYEAGKVESASDDYMNWADDVLNTYLHGTTHIDAPGHVWYDGQLYNGFDATTTKGGLDRCGIEHVADHGVVGRGVLIDIARHRGVDHLGRGERIELSELQECLDAEGVELQKRDIPIIRTGWIEAFYDGGVPTELEKLDEPGLTYTDAVAEWFHEMEIPAFGTDTIANEQTNSEETSSRLPLHPALIRDQGILFNEILKLDELANGCAENGTYSFLFVASPLKILGGTGSPVNPTAIT